From Variovorax sp. PMC12, the proteins below share one genomic window:
- a CDS encoding putative 2-aminoethylphosphonate ABC transporter substrate-binding protein, with protein sequence MLHRQLRRALVPAVLFSLAFAASAQGRTELLVYTALEADQVQAYKAAFEKENPSIELKFVRDSTGIVTAKLLAEKANPQADVVWGLAATSLMLLDKEGMLQPYAPKGLDAIKPNMRDAANPPKWVGMDVWSSAICFNTAEAAKKNLPKPTSWADLTNPVYKGQITMPNPAASGTGYLMVSGWIQMMGEEKAWKYMDALHQNIGIYSQSGSKPCRQAGAGEFALGMSFEYRANKTKREGAPIDIVLPKEGLGWDMEATGIIKTSKKQEAAKALADWAVTRQANELYAKNFAVLALPGVQEKLEFVPGDVEKLLAKNDFAWAAANRDRILTEWSKRYESKSEKKPL encoded by the coding sequence ATGCTGCACCGTCAACTCCGCCGCGCCCTCGTGCCGGCCGTCCTGTTCTCGCTGGCATTTGCCGCATCGGCCCAGGGCCGCACCGAACTGCTGGTCTACACCGCGCTCGAGGCCGACCAGGTGCAGGCCTACAAGGCCGCCTTCGAAAAGGAGAACCCGAGCATCGAACTGAAGTTCGTGCGCGACTCCACCGGCATCGTCACCGCCAAGCTGCTGGCCGAAAAGGCCAACCCGCAGGCCGACGTGGTGTGGGGCCTGGCCGCCACCTCGCTGATGCTGCTCGACAAGGAAGGCATGCTCCAGCCCTACGCGCCCAAGGGCCTGGACGCCATCAAGCCCAACATGCGCGACGCGGCCAACCCGCCCAAGTGGGTCGGCATGGACGTGTGGTCGTCGGCCATCTGCTTCAACACCGCCGAAGCCGCGAAGAAGAACCTGCCCAAGCCCACCAGCTGGGCCGACCTGACCAACCCGGTCTACAAGGGCCAGATCACCATGCCCAACCCCGCCGCGTCGGGCACCGGCTACCTGATGGTTTCGGGCTGGATCCAGATGATGGGTGAAGAAAAGGCGTGGAAGTACATGGACGCGCTGCACCAGAACATCGGCATCTACAGCCAGTCGGGCAGCAAGCCCTGCCGCCAGGCCGGCGCCGGCGAGTTCGCGCTGGGCATGTCCTTCGAATACCGCGCCAACAAGACCAAGCGCGAAGGCGCGCCCATCGACATCGTGCTGCCGAAGGAAGGCCTCGGCTGGGACATGGAAGCCACCGGCATCATCAAGACCAGCAAGAAGCAGGAAGCCGCCAAGGCGCTGGCCGACTGGGCCGTCACCAGGCAGGCCAACGAGCTGTATGCCAAGAACTTCGCCGTACTGGCGCTGCCGGGCGTGCAGGAAAAGCTCGAGTTCGTGCCGGGCGACGTCGAGAAGCTGCTGGCCAAGAACGACTTCGCCTGGGCTGCCGCCAACCGCGACCGCATCCTGACGGAGTGGTCCAAGCGCTACGAGTCCAAGTCGGAAAAGAAGCCCCTCTGA
- a CDS encoding DUF2177 family protein produces the protein MSTKHLVAWAVTFVVLLVIDMIWLGVVAKGMYQEAMGDLMSPNPRLAFAAVFYLVYPIGLLLFAIMPGVEAQSVVRAAVLGALFGMFCYATYDLTNLAVIRNWPLALSFIDIAWGTVVSGVAAAAGAVAWRWMAAR, from the coding sequence ATGAGCACTAAACACTTGGTTGCATGGGCAGTCACCTTCGTGGTGCTGTTGGTGATCGACATGATCTGGCTGGGCGTCGTCGCCAAGGGCATGTACCAGGAGGCCATGGGCGACCTGATGTCGCCGAATCCGCGGCTGGCCTTTGCCGCTGTTTTCTACCTGGTCTACCCGATAGGCCTGCTGCTGTTCGCGATCATGCCCGGCGTCGAGGCGCAGAGCGTGGTTCGCGCGGCCGTGCTGGGCGCGCTGTTCGGCATGTTCTGCTACGCCACCTACGACCTGACCAACCTCGCGGTGATCCGCAACTGGCCGCTGGCCCTGTCGTTCATCGACATCGCCTGGGGCACGGTGGTGAGCGGCGTGGCGGCGGCGGCGGGCGCGGTGGCCTGGCGCTGGATGGCGGCGCGCTGA
- a CDS encoding TIGR03364 family FAD-dependent oxidoreductase, whose translation MPGTQAHHPDHFDLVVVGAGIVGLAHAYTAVQRGLKVCVVERDAACIGASIRNFGFITITGQAPGDTWRRAMHARDVWQRIALCAGIDIVHRNLWLAACRPEAHDVLEAFMRTPMGEACELLDAADAQAKAPALNLSDACSVLFSPHELRVESRTAIGLLTRWLAEAHGVTFRFGEAVLEVQAPRVRTSRGTLHAERVAVCTNTDLHGLFADRMAAHELTLCRLQMLRVKPEAGFQLPGSVMTDLSLVRYEGYSTLPEAAALRARLQQEEAASLEHGIHLIVVQSADGSLVVGDSHHYGDAPEPFAMEEVDQLILRHLRSTLNLETARVTERWTGVYPSSKTTPCVIDAPDDATRVVIVTSGSGASTGFGIAHDVFEQW comes from the coding sequence ATGCCCGGTACCCAAGCCCATCATCCCGATCATTTCGACCTCGTCGTGGTCGGCGCCGGCATCGTCGGCCTGGCCCATGCCTACACCGCGGTGCAGCGCGGCCTCAAGGTCTGCGTGGTGGAGCGCGACGCGGCCTGCATCGGCGCCTCGATCCGCAACTTCGGCTTCATCACCATCACCGGGCAGGCGCCCGGCGACACCTGGCGCCGCGCCATGCACGCACGCGACGTGTGGCAGCGCATCGCGCTCTGTGCGGGCATCGACATCGTGCACCGCAACCTCTGGCTCGCGGCCTGCCGGCCCGAGGCGCACGACGTACTCGAAGCCTTCATGCGCACGCCGATGGGCGAAGCCTGCGAGCTGCTCGACGCCGCCGATGCGCAAGCCAAGGCGCCGGCGCTGAACCTGTCGGACGCATGCTCGGTGCTGTTCAGCCCGCATGAGTTGCGTGTCGAGTCGCGCACCGCCATCGGCCTGCTCACAAGGTGGCTGGCCGAGGCGCACGGCGTGACGTTCCGCTTCGGCGAAGCGGTGCTCGAGGTGCAGGCGCCGCGCGTGCGCACCTCGCGCGGCACGCTGCATGCCGAGCGCGTGGCTGTCTGCACCAACACCGATCTTCACGGCCTCTTTGCCGATCGCATGGCCGCGCACGAACTCACGCTGTGCCGCCTGCAGATGCTGCGCGTGAAGCCCGAAGCGGGCTTCCAGCTGCCGGGCTCGGTGATGACGGACCTGAGCCTGGTGCGCTACGAGGGCTACAGCACGCTGCCCGAAGCCGCCGCGCTGCGTGCCCGCCTGCAGCAGGAGGAGGCCGCTTCGCTGGAACACGGCATCCACCTGATCGTGGTGCAGAGCGCCGACGGCTCGCTGGTGGTGGGCGATTCGCATCACTATGGCGACGCCCCGGAGCCCTTCGCCATGGAAGAGGTCGACCAGCTCATCCTGCGCCATCTGCGCAGCACGCTCAACCTCGAGACCGCGCGGGTCACCGAGCGCTGGACCGGCGTGTACCCCTCGTCGAAGACCACGCCCTGCGTGATCGACGCGCCCGACGACGCCACGCGCGTGGTGATCGTCACCAGCGGCAGCGGTGCCAGCACCGGCTTCGGCATTGCGCACGACGTCTTCGAGCAATGGTGA
- a CDS encoding phosphonate degradation HD-domain oxygenase has translation MTLDLAEIARLFAERGGVAYAGEPVTQLEHALQCAWLAEQAGASDSLVTAALLHDLGHLLIAEHQTLSHSPTELGIDDRHQYIALPLLRGAFDAAVREPIRLHVDAKRYLCATRPGYFSKLSPDSVRSLALQGGVMDDEAARRFAEHHWADDAVRLRLWDEEAKTEGLKTPPLAHFVAVAARVMLN, from the coding sequence ATGACACTCGACCTCGCCGAGATCGCCCGCCTGTTCGCCGAACGGGGCGGGGTTGCCTATGCGGGCGAGCCCGTCACGCAGCTGGAACACGCGCTGCAATGCGCCTGGCTCGCGGAACAGGCCGGCGCCAGCGACTCATTGGTGACGGCCGCATTGCTGCACGACCTGGGCCACCTGCTGATCGCCGAGCACCAGACGCTATCGCACTCTCCTACAGAGCTCGGCATCGACGACCGCCACCAGTACATCGCCCTGCCCCTGCTGCGCGGCGCCTTCGACGCTGCGGTGCGCGAGCCCATACGGCTGCACGTGGACGCCAAGCGCTACCTGTGCGCCACGCGGCCCGGCTATTTCTCGAAACTCTCGCCCGACTCGGTGCGCAGCCTCGCGCTGCAGGGCGGCGTGATGGACGACGAGGCGGCCCGGCGCTTTGCCGAGCACCATTGGGCCGATGACGCCGTGCGGCTGCGCCTGTGGGACGAAGAGGCGAAGACGGAAGGACTGAAGACGCCCCCGCTGGCGCATTTCGTGGCCGTTGCGGCGCGGGTGATGCTGAACTGA
- the queC gene encoding 7-cyano-7-deazaguanine synthase QueC, which yields MPLHTTALVLFSGGQDSTTCLADALSKYQRVETLGFDYGQRHRVELDVRGTILAKMRERFPEWAPRLGEDHVLTLAALAQLGGSSLTEEVAFAMQADGLPNTFVPGRNLLFLTLAGALAYRRGLQVIVTGVCETDFSGYPDCRDDTMKAMQLALSLGLERRLVIETPLMWIDKAETWQMAHRLGGEPLVDLIVEETHTCYLGDRTHRQAWGYGCGECPACDLRKKGWERYAAAG from the coding sequence ATGCCCCTGCACACCACCGCCCTCGTTCTTTTCTCCGGCGGCCAGGACTCGACCACCTGCCTCGCCGACGCGCTCTCGAAGTACCAGCGCGTCGAAACCCTGGGCTTCGACTACGGGCAGCGCCACCGCGTCGAGCTCGACGTGCGCGGCACCATCCTCGCGAAGATGCGCGAGCGCTTTCCCGAGTGGGCGCCCCGCCTGGGCGAAGACCACGTGCTCACGCTGGCGGCGCTGGCGCAGCTCGGCGGCTCCTCGCTGACCGAGGAGGTCGCCTTCGCGATGCAGGCCGACGGCCTGCCCAATACCTTCGTGCCGGGGCGCAACCTGCTGTTCCTCACCCTGGCCGGCGCGCTGGCGTACCGGCGCGGGCTGCAGGTGATCGTCACCGGCGTGTGCGAGACCGACTTCTCCGGCTACCCCGACTGCCGCGACGACACCATGAAGGCCATGCAGCTCGCCCTGTCGCTCGGTCTGGAGCGCCGCCTCGTCATCGAGACGCCGCTCATGTGGATCGACAAGGCCGAGACCTGGCAGATGGCCCACCGCCTGGGCGGCGAGCCGCTGGTCGACCTGATCGTCGAGGAAACCCACACCTGCTACCTCGGCGACCGCACGCACCGCCAGGCCTGGGGCTATGGCTGCGGCGAGTGCCCCGCCTGCGACCTGCGCAAGAAGGGCTGGGAGCGCTACGCCGCCGCCGGCTGA
- a CDS encoding putative 2-aminoethylphosphonate ABC transporter permease subunit codes for MNSSPDTIAMVPPMAKHASAFDRERWITGAAVLLVVLLLVVIVALPVGALVGQSFFDRAGAFVGLANFARYLDNPALVQSAFNSLGLAALSAVICTAIAYVYAYGLTLSCMPAKGLLRAVALVPLLAPSLLPAISLVYLFGNQGLFKGLMGDVSIYGPLGIVLGSVFWTLPHALLILTTAMATSDGRLYEAAQTLGASRWRIFRTVTLPSSRYGLIVAAMVVFVLVITDFGVPKVVGGQTGVLATDIYKQVVGQQNFQMGAVVGLVLLIPAVLSFLVERHVRGKQAAALSARATPYQPEPVKVRDRALLAFCVLTACGILVMIGMAVFASLATYWPYNLAPSFKNYDFSNMDGGGWGSYFNSLRLAVCAAVAGAFITFVSAYLVEKPRHFGLLRELLNLLANLPLAVPGLVLGVGYIFFFISPSNPLRAIYGSMTILVVCTVAHFFSVAHLTSLTALRQLDREYELVSESMGVPFWRTLWRVHLPVALPTVLNVGGYFFVNAMTTVSAVVFLYSPQTSLAAIAVLNMDDAGDVAPAAAMASLIMLTAAVGRGVFALAGHWALKRTQNWRHR; via the coding sequence ATGAACAGTTCCCCAGACACCATCGCCATGGTGCCCCCCATGGCAAAGCACGCAAGCGCGTTCGATCGCGAACGCTGGATCACCGGCGCGGCCGTTCTGCTGGTCGTGCTGCTGCTGGTCGTGATCGTCGCGCTGCCGGTCGGCGCGCTGGTCGGCCAGAGCTTCTTCGACCGCGCGGGGGCCTTCGTCGGCCTGGCCAACTTCGCGCGCTATCTCGACAACCCGGCGCTGGTGCAATCGGCGTTCAACAGCCTGGGGCTCGCGGCCCTGAGCGCGGTGATCTGCACCGCCATCGCCTACGTCTACGCCTACGGCCTCACGCTGTCGTGCATGCCGGCCAAGGGCCTGCTGCGGGCGGTGGCGCTGGTGCCGCTGCTGGCGCCGTCGCTGCTGCCGGCCATCAGCCTGGTCTACCTGTTCGGCAACCAGGGCCTGTTCAAGGGGCTGATGGGCGACGTGTCGATCTACGGGCCGCTGGGCATCGTGCTGGGCTCGGTGTTCTGGACGCTGCCGCATGCGCTGCTGATCCTCACCACGGCCATGGCCACCTCCGACGGACGGCTCTACGAGGCCGCGCAGACGCTGGGCGCCTCGCGCTGGCGCATCTTCCGCACGGTGACGCTGCCGTCCTCGCGCTATGGCCTCATCGTGGCCGCAATGGTGGTGTTCGTGCTGGTCATCACCGACTTCGGCGTGCCGAAGGTGGTGGGCGGCCAGACCGGCGTGCTCGCGACCGACATCTACAAGCAGGTGGTCGGGCAGCAGAACTTCCAGATGGGCGCGGTGGTGGGCCTGGTGCTGCTGATTCCGGCGGTGCTGTCTTTCCTGGTGGAGCGGCATGTGCGCGGCAAGCAGGCGGCGGCGCTGTCGGCGCGTGCCACGCCCTACCAGCCCGAGCCGGTGAAGGTGCGCGACCGCGCGCTGCTGGCCTTCTGCGTGCTCACGGCCTGCGGCATCCTGGTGATGATCGGCATGGCGGTGTTCGCGTCGCTGGCCACCTACTGGCCCTACAACCTGGCGCCTTCGTTCAAGAACTACGACTTCAGCAACATGGACGGCGGCGGCTGGGGCAGCTACTTCAATTCGCTGCGGCTGGCCGTGTGCGCCGCCGTCGCGGGCGCGTTCATCACCTTCGTCTCGGCCTACCTGGTCGAAAAGCCGCGCCACTTCGGGCTGCTGCGCGAACTGCTCAACCTGCTGGCCAACCTGCCGCTGGCGGTGCCCGGGCTGGTGCTGGGCGTGGGCTACATCTTCTTCTTCATCTCGCCGTCGAACCCGCTGCGCGCCATCTACGGCAGCATGACCATCCTGGTGGTGTGCACCGTGGCGCACTTCTTCTCGGTGGCGCACCTCACGTCGCTCACTGCGCTGCGCCAGCTCGACCGCGAGTACGAGCTGGTGTCCGAGTCGATGGGCGTGCCGTTCTGGCGCACGCTGTGGCGCGTGCACCTGCCGGTGGCGCTGCCCACCGTGCTCAACGTGGGCGGCTATTTCTTCGTCAACGCGATGACGACCGTGTCGGCCGTCGTGTTCCTCTATTCGCCGCAGACCTCGCTGGCCGCCATTGCCGTGCTCAACATGGACGATGCCGGCGACGTCGCGCCCGCCGCGGCCATGGCCTCGCTGATCATGCTCACGGCCGCCGTCGGCCGCGGAGTGTTCGCGCTGGCGGGGCACTGGGCGCTCAAGCGCACCCAGAACTGGAGACACCGGTAA
- the phnX gene encoding phosphonoacetaldehyde hydrolase, which produces MNAHNHSQLQAVVFDWAGTILDFGSCAPMGAFVKLFEQFGVDITIAEARGPMGVAKWDHIKALGTLPRIAAQWEARQGHAFSDADVDRLYEIFTPMSAASARDHATFIPGAVEAVNVARQRGLKIGSTTGYNRPIMEVVVPIAAAGGYAPDNLVCGGDLAEGRPSPLMMYRCFADLGVWPPHTVVKVDDTGVGLQEGLNAGTWAVGVAISGNANGLTLAEWQALDEAQQQERRTRATAELEAAGAHYVIDSVADLPKVLEDIEQRLQRGERPTA; this is translated from the coding sequence ATGAACGCCCACAACCATTCCCAGCTCCAGGCCGTCGTCTTCGATTGGGCCGGCACCATCCTCGACTTCGGCTCCTGTGCGCCCATGGGCGCCTTCGTGAAGCTGTTCGAGCAGTTCGGCGTGGACATCACCATCGCCGAGGCGCGCGGCCCGATGGGCGTGGCCAAGTGGGACCACATCAAGGCGCTCGGCACGCTGCCGCGCATCGCCGCCCAGTGGGAAGCCAGGCAGGGCCACGCTTTCAGCGATGCCGACGTCGACAGGCTCTACGAAATCTTCACGCCGATGAGCGCAGCCAGCGCGCGCGACCACGCCACCTTCATTCCGGGCGCGGTCGAAGCGGTGAACGTGGCACGCCAGCGCGGCCTGAAGATCGGATCCACCACCGGCTACAACCGCCCGATCATGGAAGTCGTCGTGCCCATCGCCGCGGCCGGCGGCTATGCGCCCGACAACCTGGTGTGCGGCGGCGACCTCGCCGAAGGCCGCCCGTCGCCGCTCATGATGTACCGCTGCTTCGCCGACCTCGGCGTGTGGCCGCCGCACACGGTGGTGAAGGTGGACGACACCGGCGTCGGCCTGCAGGAAGGGCTGAACGCGGGCACCTGGGCCGTGGGCGTGGCCATCAGCGGCAACGCCAACGGTCTCACGCTGGCCGAGTGGCAGGCGCTCGACGAAGCGCAGCAGCAGGAGCGCCGCACGCGCGCCACCGCCGAACTCGAGGCTGCCGGTGCGCACTACGTGATCGACAGCGTGGCCGACCTGCCGAAGGTGCTCGAGGACATCGAGCAGCGGCTGCAGCGCGGCGAGCGCCCCACGGCCTGA
- a CDS encoding ABC transporter ATP-binding protein/permease: MSSSPSITARTGTLVQVLRRVFKLAAPYFSSEEKWRARAMLLTIVALNLFYVYVAVLGNEWYGRFYDALQNKNAAVFWHEVGVFGWIAFANIAVQVLKFYVTQLLQLRWRTWMTRSYLSRWMADRTFYHLELARYAGKDGQTPDNPDQRIQEDMQIFTSATMSLSMGLLNAVVTLMSFIGLLWGLSGNFSFTFNGTTHQIVGAMVWVALGYSVLGTVITHFIGRPLIGLNFRQQRFEADFRHHLVRVREYSEAIALDHGEKVERDQLDLRFSNVLRNYLLLIKQQKNLVTFTSFFGQAAVIFPFLVAGQQYFGGAFQLGHLMQIGSAFGKVQESLSWFVDNYDSVAVWRATTDRLTSFDDSMAANAAKDDGLQRAHAAVLHTDDLGVALPDGTPLLAGAALAVKPGDSVLLQGPSGSGKSTLFRSFAGIWPFSKGRLQVPDNVAFMPQRPYVPDGKLRDALTYPNPATNFNDDQLRQALADALLPDLVNRLDESDAWSQKLSGGEQQRLAIARVLLKKPAWLFADEITSALDAQAEGVLYKRLAATVQAAGGAMVSIAHRAAVGDFHNQRWTMVPQAEGAAGGGPRYRLDTAAVQPAAA; this comes from the coding sequence ATGTCTTCATCCCCCTCCATCACCGCGCGCACGGGCACGCTGGTCCAGGTCCTGCGCCGGGTATTCAAGCTCGCGGCGCCCTACTTCAGCTCCGAGGAAAAGTGGCGCGCCCGCGCGATGCTGCTGACCATCGTCGCGCTGAACCTGTTCTACGTGTACGTGGCCGTGCTCGGCAACGAGTGGTACGGCCGCTTCTACGACGCGCTGCAGAACAAGAACGCGGCGGTCTTCTGGCACGAGGTGGGCGTGTTCGGCTGGATCGCCTTCGCCAACATCGCGGTGCAGGTGCTCAAGTTCTACGTGACCCAGCTGCTGCAGCTGCGCTGGCGCACCTGGATGACGCGCAGCTACCTGTCGCGCTGGATGGCCGACCGCACCTTCTATCACCTGGAACTGGCGCGCTACGCCGGCAAGGACGGGCAGACGCCGGACAACCCGGACCAGCGCATCCAGGAAGACATGCAGATCTTCACCAGCGCCACGATGTCTCTCTCCATGGGCCTGCTGAACGCCGTGGTCACGCTCATGAGCTTCATCGGGCTGCTGTGGGGGCTGTCGGGCAATTTCTCGTTCACGTTCAACGGCACCACGCACCAGATCGTCGGCGCGATGGTCTGGGTGGCGCTGGGATATTCCGTGCTGGGCACCGTCATCACGCATTTCATCGGCCGCCCGCTGATCGGCCTGAATTTCAGGCAGCAGCGCTTCGAGGCCGATTTCCGGCACCACCTGGTGCGGGTGCGCGAATACAGCGAGGCCATTGCGCTGGACCACGGAGAGAAGGTCGAGCGCGACCAGCTCGACCTGCGCTTCAGCAACGTGCTGCGCAACTACCTGCTGCTGATCAAGCAGCAGAAGAACCTGGTCACCTTCACTTCGTTCTTCGGGCAGGCGGCCGTGATCTTTCCTTTTCTGGTGGCGGGGCAGCAGTACTTTGGCGGCGCGTTCCAGCTGGGCCACCTGATGCAGATCGGCTCGGCCTTCGGCAAGGTGCAGGAGTCGCTCAGCTGGTTCGTCGACAACTACGACAGCGTGGCCGTGTGGCGCGCCACCACCGACCGTCTCACCAGCTTCGACGACAGCATGGCCGCCAATGCCGCGAAGGACGATGGCCTGCAGCGCGCGCACGCCGCGGTGCTGCACACCGATGACCTCGGGGTCGCGCTGCCCGACGGCACGCCGCTGCTCGCCGGCGCCGCGCTGGCGGTGAAGCCCGGCGACAGCGTGCTGCTGCAGGGCCCGTCGGGCAGCGGCAAGTCGACGCTGTTCCGCTCGTTCGCGGGCATCTGGCCGTTCTCGAAAGGCCGGCTGCAGGTGCCCGACAACGTCGCCTTCATGCCGCAGCGGCCCTATGTGCCCGACGGCAAGCTGCGCGACGCGCTGACCTATCCCAACCCGGCCACGAACTTCAACGACGACCAGCTGCGCCAGGCCCTGGCCGACGCCCTGCTGCCCGACCTGGTGAACCGCCTCGACGAGAGCGACGCCTGGAGCCAGAAACTTTCCGGCGGCGAGCAGCAGCGCCTGGCCATTGCGCGCGTGCTGCTGAAGAAGCCGGCGTGGCTGTTCGCCGACGAGATCACCAGCGCGCTGGACGCGCAGGCCGAGGGCGTGCTCTACAAGCGCCTCGCGGCCACGGTGCAGGCGGCCGGCGGCGCGATGGTGTCCATCGCGCACCGCGCGGCCGTGGGCGACTTCCACAACCAGCGCTGGACGATGGTGCCGCAGGCGGAGGGCGCGGCCGGCGGCGGGCCGCGCTACCGGCTGGACACCGCGGCCGTTCAGCCGGCGGCGGCGTAG
- a CDS encoding ABC transporter ATP-binding protein, with the protein MTSSSFLSLRGIGKSFGATRVLDGIDLDIEPGEFVCLLGPSGCGKTTLLRIVCGIERADNGRILLGGQDIAGLPPAARGFGVVFQSYALFPNLTAAQNIAYGLHPTGALAREMAKRSREMLDLVGLAAHADKYPVQLSGGQQQRVALARALAPNPRLLLLDEPLSALDAQVRASLRSEIRALQKRLGIVTIMVTHDQEEALSMADRVVLMHNGRIEQAGTPDELYRQPRTRFVAGFVGRMNMLPATVLADGKVRVRDSELLCAPGNLSVGAQATVGIRPEHVVVKRYGTELGANSFAARLLDTEFFGNRTSARLACEPLGIEIEAELPADARGGGGEPLVPSSMVHIQLPLNALSVLAH; encoded by the coding sequence ATGACGAGCAGCAGCTTTCTTTCCCTTCGCGGCATCGGCAAGTCCTTTGGCGCCACCCGCGTGCTCGACGGCATCGACCTCGACATCGAGCCCGGCGAGTTCGTGTGCCTGCTCGGCCCCTCGGGCTGCGGCAAGACCACGCTGCTGCGCATCGTCTGCGGCATCGAGCGTGCCGACAACGGCCGGATCCTGCTGGGCGGGCAGGACATCGCGGGCCTGCCGCCCGCGGCGCGCGGCTTCGGGGTGGTGTTCCAGTCGTATGCGCTGTTCCCCAACCTCACGGCCGCGCAAAACATCGCCTACGGCCTGCACCCCACCGGCGCGCTGGCCCGCGAGATGGCCAAGCGCTCGCGCGAGATGCTCGACCTGGTCGGGCTGGCCGCGCATGCCGACAAATACCCGGTGCAGCTTTCGGGCGGCCAGCAGCAGCGTGTGGCGCTGGCACGCGCGCTGGCGCCCAATCCGCGCCTGCTGCTGCTCGACGAGCCGCTCTCCGCGCTCGACGCGCAGGTGCGCGCCAGCCTGCGCAGCGAAATCCGCGCGCTCCAGAAGCGCCTGGGCATCGTCACCATCATGGTCACGCACGACCAGGAAGAAGCCCTGTCGATGGCCGACCGCGTGGTGCTGATGCACAACGGCCGCATCGAGCAGGCCGGCACGCCCGACGAGCTGTACCGCCAGCCGCGCACCCGTTTCGTGGCCGGTTTCGTGGGCCGCATGAACATGCTTCCCGCCACGGTGCTGGCCGACGGCAAGGTACGCGTGCGCGACAGCGAGCTGCTTTGCGCCCCCGGCAACCTGAGCGTCGGCGCGCAGGCCACCGTGGGCATCCGCCCCGAGCACGTGGTCGTGAAGCGCTACGGCACCGAACTCGGCGCCAACAGCTTCGCGGCGCGCCTGCTCGACACCGAATTCTTCGGCAACCGCACCTCGGCCCGCCTGGCCTGCGAGCCGCTGGGCATCGAGATCGAAGCCGAGCTGCCGGCCGACGCGCGCGGCGGTGGCGGCGAGCCGCTGGTGCCGAGCAGCATGGTGCACATCCAGTTGCCGTTGAATGCGCTGTCCGTTCTGGCGCATTGA